In Lentilitoribacter sp. Alg239-R112, the following proteins share a genomic window:
- a CDS encoding DJ-1/PfpI family protein, which yields MPKKIAIILTAGYADWECAFINGIGSAYFGFETVNVSPDGQEIVSQGGLRTIPDDSMAHIKPNDFDMLILCGSAIWETAEAPDVKNLALNFLNENKYVAAICGGTLALADAGILDNRRHTSNALEFLTGKSETYNGSSYYVEGAAAISDDNVITAAGSSPVQFSAAVFRAVGVEEKTISEFLAMLASEHSKNVQT from the coding sequence ATGCCTAAAAAAATAGCGATTATATTGACTGCTGGATATGCTGACTGGGAATGCGCCTTCATAAATGGCATTGGGAGCGCTTATTTCGGATTTGAGACTGTAAATGTGTCCCCTGACGGTCAAGAAATCGTATCTCAAGGTGGGCTTCGAACAATTCCTGATGATAGTATGGCGCATATTAAGCCTAACGATTTTGACATGTTGATTTTGTGTGGCAGTGCGATTTGGGAGACCGCGGAGGCGCCAGACGTCAAGAACTTGGCACTAAATTTTCTAAATGAAAACAAGTATGTTGCCGCCATTTGCGGCGGAACACTTGCGTTAGCAGATGCTGGAATTTTGGACAATAGGCGCCATACCAGCAATGCCTTGGAATTCCTCACTGGGAAATCCGAAACCTACAATGGAAGTTCATATTATGTGGAGGGTGCCGCCGCGATATCTGATGATAATGTTATAACGGCTGCAGGTAGCTCGCCAGTTCAATTTTCCGCAGCTGTTTTTCGCGCTGTTGGCGTTGAGGAAAAAACCATTTCAGAATTTTTGGCAATGCTGGCAAGTGAGCATTCCAAAAATGTTCAGACGTAG
- a CDS encoding EF-hand domain-containing protein, producing the protein MKIVLTTIALSAMALTGASALNFTSVDDTRGDANGVYASQAGDGLVSIHEANRAGISAIQFHAADADGNGKLSPTEFRNLG; encoded by the coding sequence ATGAAAATCGTACTTACAACAATCGCACTATCTGCAATGGCTCTAACTGGTGCATCTGCACTTAACTTCACATCTGTTGATGATACACGTGGCGATGCAAACGGTGTATATGCATCTCAAGCTGGTGATGGTCTTGTGAGCATCCATGAAGCAAACCGTGCAGGTATCTCTGCTATCCAGTTCCATGCTGCTGATGCAGACGGAAACGGTAAATTGTCTCCAACAGAGTTCAGAAATCTTGGCTAA
- a CDS encoding aldo/keto reductase, producing MNGMNIELWNGQSAPRMGIGTWVMGGQQYWNGMSVGWDNVDDEQSLATLRTSFDLGVRIIDTAAQYGAGHSERIIGQAIKHSQIPREEFIVCTKAGFACDPDTGDVLGEVDSKEDITKNIDESLQRLGVEYLDLVKYHINWHPIDQSYEVFEAFEEARLAGKIKAFGWSTDDPERASVFADKYDGFVAVQHNLNLVTPANDILNLIEERKLYSFNRQPLAMGLLTGKYQGVDKAAEGDDIRSAGAEWMRYFNKGGTPNADFLQKIETARGILTGDGRSLAQGSLGYCLAKSPRTIPIPGCRTAKQARDNFAVIEKGPLTQNAVSELENLFA from the coding sequence ATGAATGGCATGAATATAGAACTTTGGAACGGACAATCCGCACCACGCATGGGCATTGGTACTTGGGTGATGGGCGGACAGCAATATTGGAATGGCATGTCTGTTGGTTGGGATAATGTGGATGATGAACAATCTCTAGCAACATTGCGTACCAGCTTTGATTTGGGCGTACGCATCATCGATACCGCCGCACAATATGGGGCAGGTCATTCAGAACGCATCATCGGCCAGGCCATTAAACACTCGCAAATTCCACGTGAGGAATTCATCGTTTGCACAAAAGCTGGGTTTGCCTGCGACCCTGACACGGGAGACGTACTAGGTGAAGTTGATAGCAAAGAGGACATCACCAAAAACATTGATGAGAGCTTGCAGCGCCTTGGCGTTGAATATCTGGATCTCGTTAAATACCACATAAACTGGCACCCTATTGATCAATCATATGAAGTGTTTGAAGCTTTTGAAGAGGCGCGCCTTGCCGGAAAGATAAAAGCCTTTGGCTGGAGTACTGATGATCCTGAACGAGCAAGCGTATTTGCGGATAAATATGATGGGTTTGTTGCCGTTCAACACAATCTCAATCTGGTCACCCCTGCAAATGACATTTTAAACTTGATTGAAGAACGCAAACTCTATTCCTTTAACCGGCAACCGTTGGCGATGGGGTTACTCACAGGCAAATATCAAGGCGTCGATAAAGCTGCCGAAGGTGATGACATAAGATCTGCGGGTGCTGAATGGATGCGCTATTTCAACAAAGGCGGAACGCCCAATGCTGATTTCTTGCAGAAAATCGAAACTGCACGTGGAATTCTTACAGGCGATGGCCGGTCTTTAGCACAAGGTTCTCTAGGCTACTGTTTAGCGAAAAGTCCACGGACCATTCCAATTCCGGGTTGCCGAACGGCTAAACAGGCCCGAGATAATTTTGCGGTCATTGAAAAAGGCCCCCTCACCCAAAATGCTGTGAGTGAACTGGAAAATCTATTTGCATAA
- a CDS encoding LysR family transcriptional regulator, producing MTYEQLVVLHAIVTEGTFRGAAEKLNKSQSAVSHMLKKLETEIDIVLLSREEYRPTLTPAGDVFYRQAMRVMQQMQQLGSIAKNLSSTQEAEVFLAVTATYPLKDLLKIIGEVTAEYPATHIKLSGEAMGGSVERLMNDQADIIIASMDGVPADQVEAIPFAQVTIMPVAHPDFEPAQSSHLKTISEMQSYTQIVVADSSSGAFSQSRDLLPGGLRWTVSDFMAKKEILLANMGWGGIPTHMIEDELASGELVPLNVEGYQPRQSHLFQIRKRDKDIGIVAQNIWEKLQECH from the coding sequence ATGACATATGAACAATTGGTTGTTTTGCATGCTATTGTCACCGAAGGCACGTTTCGGGGGGCTGCGGAAAAGTTAAACAAGTCGCAATCTGCGGTCAGTCATATGCTTAAGAAGCTTGAGACAGAGATTGATATTGTCTTGTTATCTCGTGAAGAATACAGACCCACCCTAACCCCCGCAGGCGACGTATTTTATCGGCAGGCCATGCGGGTAATGCAGCAAATGCAACAGCTTGGCAGCATTGCTAAAAACCTAAGCTCAACACAGGAAGCAGAAGTCTTTTTGGCGGTCACAGCAACTTACCCCCTTAAAGATCTTCTCAAAATCATTGGTGAAGTAACGGCTGAATATCCTGCGACCCATATCAAATTGTCGGGCGAAGCGATGGGTGGTTCTGTAGAGAGGTTAATGAACGATCAGGCGGACATAATCATTGCGTCAATGGATGGTGTTCCGGCAGATCAAGTGGAAGCCATCCCCTTTGCGCAAGTCACTATCATGCCTGTTGCACACCCCGATTTTGAACCCGCGCAAAGCTCTCATCTGAAAACCATTAGCGAGATGCAAAGCTATACACAGATCGTTGTCGCCGATAGCAGTAGCGGCGCGTTTTCACAAAGCAGAGACTTGCTGCCCGGCGGCCTGCGCTGGACTGTGTCTGACTTTATGGCAAAGAAAGAAATCTTGCTTGCTAATATGGGTTGGGGCGGAATTCCAACACACATGATCGAAGATGAGTTGGCAAGCGGTGAACTGGTGCCGCTAAATGTGGAAGGTTATCAACCCCGACAATCACACCTTTTCCAAATTCGCAAACGGGACAAGGATATTGGCATTGTTGCGCAGAACATCTGGGAAAAGTTGCAAGAGTGCCACTGA
- a CDS encoding DOMON domain-containing protein, giving the protein MNKRKFLTLATLATGSFAWPIRNSAMALPILDDQKLEDSGVTFHWHHHQNRIVGKLTAPTRGWIAVGFNAQNSLKNTRFVMATVSTPAIHIEEHEAGSGGHQSIESLGGKKTVKFVNSEFLEGISCLEFSFPHEISDRPDLDLSPGSPCYLMLAWSNSIDFDHHSAWRQHYKTIL; this is encoded by the coding sequence ATGAACAAGCGAAAGTTTTTAACACTTGCTACTTTAGCCACAGGTTCGTTTGCATGGCCGATACGAAATTCGGCCATGGCATTGCCAATATTAGATGATCAGAAACTAGAAGATTCTGGCGTTACGTTCCATTGGCATCATCATCAAAACCGTATTGTGGGAAAGCTAACAGCGCCGACGCGTGGGTGGATCGCTGTTGGATTTAACGCCCAGAACAGCCTTAAAAATACACGCTTTGTAATGGCAACAGTATCAACGCCCGCTATTCATATCGAGGAACATGAGGCGGGTTCAGGCGGGCATCAAAGCATCGAAAGTCTTGGTGGCAAGAAGACGGTGAAATTCGTCAACAGTGAGTTTTTAGAAGGAATTTCATGTCTGGAGTTTTCATTTCCCCATGAAATTTCTGACCGACCTGATCTTGATTTATCTCCAGGCTCGCCTTGCTATCTCATGCTTGCATGGTCCAATTCGATTGACTTTGATCACCATTCTGCATGGCGACAACATTACAAAACCATCTTGTAA
- a CDS encoding DUF1801 domain-containing protein — protein sequence MDEATKTQIIDNLVEILLEICPEYSSVPKYGGTMIEVIAGDPKTQVSGYFAYKAHISLEFSEGASLLDPQNQLEGSGKFRRHIKLRSVDDISNKDCKGFLQQAIAQVA from the coding sequence ATGGATGAGGCAACCAAAACACAAATCATTGATAATCTCGTGGAGATACTACTTGAGATTTGCCCTGAATATAGCTCGGTGCCCAAGTATGGCGGCACGATGATTGAAGTGATCGCTGGTGATCCTAAAACACAGGTTAGTGGTTACTTTGCATATAAAGCCCATATCTCGCTCGAATTTAGCGAAGGCGCGTCTCTGCTTGATCCACAGAACCAGCTTGAAGGTTCAGGTAAATTCAGACGACACATCAAGCTGCGCAGTGTTGATGATATTAGCAATAAAGATTGCAAAGGGTTTTTGCAGCAGGCCATTGCGCAGGTGGCGTGA
- a CDS encoding EF-hand domain-containing protein has protein sequence MKIVLTTIALSAMALTGASALNFTSVDDTRGDANGVYASQAGDGLVSIHEATRAGISAIQFQAADANNDGKLSPTEFKNV, from the coding sequence ATGAAAATCGTACTTACAACAATCGCACTATCTGCAATGGCTCTAACTGGTGCGTCTGCCCTTAACTTCACATCTGTTGATGATACACGTGGCGATGCAAACGGTGTATATGCATCTCAAGCTGGTGATGGTCTTGTGAGCATCCACGAAGCAACCCGTGCAGGCATCTCTGCTATCCAGTTCCAGGCTGCTGATGCAAACAACGACGGTAAATTGTCTCCAACAGAATTTAAAAACGTTTAA
- a CDS encoding cupin: protein MHIINPRSFTGNSAWDALDIEQFENATVRLHWTDQPYKWHINDGPEVFAVMDGTVDMHVRQDGKENVFRLYIGDIFHAQCGDEHVAHPVGPARVLVIEKAGSI, encoded by the coding sequence ATGCATATTATTAATCCGAGGTCATTTACAGGAAACTCAGCATGGGATGCGCTGGATATTGAGCAATTCGAGAATGCAACCGTTCGTCTTCACTGGACGGATCAACCATACAAATGGCATATCAATGACGGACCAGAAGTTTTTGCTGTTATGGATGGCACCGTGGATATGCATGTCAGACAAGATGGCAAAGAGAATGTTTTTCGTTTATATATTGGGGACATCTTTCACGCCCAATGCGGTGATGAACACGTCGCCCATCCTGTCGGCCCTGCCCGTGTGCTGGTAATCGAGAAAGCTGGCAGCATCTGA
- a CDS encoding putative quinol monooxygenase — MTLVILAQITAAEGKEELVRNALEKLVEPSLKDEGCIRYDFHRDNENPAYFVFYEIWETRDLWLKHMDTPHLAAYKSATEGAVADFKLNELTRIS, encoded by the coding sequence ATGACACTCGTTATTTTAGCTCAGATTACAGCAGCAGAAGGCAAGGAAGAACTCGTTCGTAATGCTCTGGAAAAACTAGTTGAACCATCGCTAAAGGATGAAGGCTGCATTCGGTATGATTTTCATCGAGATAATGAAAATCCAGCCTATTTCGTTTTTTATGAGATTTGGGAAACACGTGATCTATGGTTAAAACATATGGATACACCGCATTTGGCGGCATATAAATCTGCGACGGAAGGTGCTGTTGCAGATTTTAAGCTAAATGAGCTCACCCGGATCAGCTGA
- a CDS encoding helix-turn-helix domain-containing protein: protein MLSKDTKSLLLYPPKQLAGCIAAGIFRDTRNASLSDMDRFNYFPASPLISVTYVIDGEIRLVGKADSLDDAKQAIPIAPQSITLPCSQPIISWSPAPVTALTLAFYPDAWQKLGYDLEADIVPADLASALSCFHACLNPDRCWAEFGQSFSPHWNKARNVSGSPHWAGSDRLADWSRYHLGRLSLVSAAGRSIRTIERQIKRMSGQTKQSLNFYSAIEDLHKLTVISPENSLADIAVEAGFSDQSHMGRAVRRATGFSPAKLNQLIETEEPFWCYRLLGERF from the coding sequence ATGCTCAGTAAAGACACAAAATCATTATTATTATATCCGCCAAAACAACTGGCAGGTTGCATCGCAGCCGGAATTTTTAGAGATACCCGAAATGCCTCTTTAAGCGATATGGATCGCTTTAACTATTTTCCAGCTTCCCCGTTGATATCCGTCACATATGTGATTGATGGTGAAATCCGACTTGTCGGAAAAGCTGATAGTCTTGATGATGCAAAACAGGCGATACCGATAGCGCCTCAATCGATAACACTGCCATGCAGTCAACCCATTATCAGCTGGAGCCCAGCGCCGGTAACAGCTCTCACATTGGCGTTTTACCCCGATGCGTGGCAGAAGCTGGGCTATGATTTAGAGGCAGATATTGTGCCTGCGGATTTAGCATCTGCGCTATCTTGTTTTCACGCCTGTCTAAACCCTGATCGATGCTGGGCCGAATTTGGGCAAAGTTTTTCTCCTCATTGGAACAAGGCACGCAACGTTTCCGGCAGCCCACATTGGGCCGGATCAGATCGCCTTGCAGATTGGTCTCGATATCATCTTGGTAGATTATCTTTAGTGTCTGCCGCCGGGCGCAGTATCCGAACAATTGAACGGCAAATAAAACGTATGAGCGGGCAGACAAAACAATCGCTGAACTTTTATTCCGCGATTGAAGATCTTCACAAGCTAACAGTTATCTCGCCTGAAAATAGTCTGGCAGATATCGCGGTTGAGGCAGGGTTCTCCGATCAGTCTCACATGGGCAGGGCGGTTCGTCGCGCCACTGGGTTTTCGCCTGCAAAACTAAACCAATTGATTGAGACAGAAGAACCCTTCTGGTGTTACCGCCTTTTGGGAGAACGTTTTTAG
- a CDS encoding nuclear transport factor 2 family protein, whose protein sequence is MADQQAYTQVIEIMNGYFDGLYHADTKQLAKVFHPDLRYVNMIDGDYMNKSRDEYFDMVDRRTPPADRAEVRHDRIFSIEFGGTKMAFVRASMTMMDREYLDFLTLSNDHHGWRIMTKIFTYIPKTQEA, encoded by the coding sequence ATGGCTGATCAACAGGCATACACTCAAGTCATTGAGATTATGAATGGATATTTCGATGGGCTTTATCATGCTGACACCAAGCAACTGGCTAAAGTTTTTCATCCGGACTTGCGATATGTGAACATGATTGACGGCGATTATATGAACAAATCCCGCGATGAATATTTTGACATGGTGGATCGTAGAACACCGCCTGCGGATAGGGCAGAGGTCCGACATGATCGGATTTTCTCGATCGAGTTCGGCGGTACAAAAATGGCCTTTGTCAGAGCATCCATGACAATGATGGATCGCGAATATCTCGATTTTCTAACCTTGAGTAATGACCATCACGGTTGGCGGATCATGACAAAAATCTTCACCTATATTCCCAAAACGCAGGAGGCATGA
- the gstA gene encoding glutathione transferase GstA: protein MKLYYKPGACPLASHIALLEVGAAFELIEVDTDAGLTKSGQDYNKINPKGYVPALELDSGEVLTEGASILQYIADQYPQSDLAPVSGTIERARLHEHLNYTSSELHKAFNPFFSGAASDEDKVKAGANVASKFDYLNAVFADGRAYLLGDNFSVADAYMFAVSNWSGFVGIDLKKWPNVAAFVERVANRPTTQSAMKAEGLI from the coding sequence ATGAAACTATATTACAAACCCGGAGCTTGCCCGTTGGCAAGCCATATTGCTTTGTTGGAAGTCGGTGCAGCATTTGAGTTGATCGAGGTTGATACGGATGCGGGACTGACAAAATCAGGGCAGGATTATAATAAAATCAACCCTAAAGGATATGTGCCGGCACTGGAGTTGGATTCTGGTGAAGTTCTCACCGAGGGTGCTTCCATTCTGCAATATATTGCCGATCAATATCCGCAAAGTGATCTGGCACCAGTGAGCGGAACGATCGAGCGCGCTCGGCTGCATGAGCATCTTAATTACACAAGCTCTGAATTGCATAAAGCGTTTAATCCGTTCTTCTCAGGAGCAGCGTCCGATGAAGACAAGGTTAAAGCGGGTGCAAATGTTGCCAGCAAGTTTGATTACCTCAATGCGGTTTTCGCAGATGGTAGAGCATATTTGTTAGGTGATAATTTCTCGGTCGCTGACGCATATATGTTTGCCGTTAGCAATTGGTCGGGTTTTGTCGGAATAGACCTGAAAAAATGGCCCAATGTTGCTGCATTTGTCGAACGTGTCGCAAACCGCCCAACAACACAAAGTGCAATGAAGGCGGAGGGCCTGATCTAA
- a CDS encoding EF-hand domain-containing protein — protein sequence MKIVLTTIALSAMALTGASALNFTSVDDTRGDANGVYASQAGDGLVSIHEANRAGISAIQFQAADANNDGKLSPTEFRNLG from the coding sequence ATGAAAATCGTACTTACAACAATCGCACTATCTGCAATGGCTTTAACTGGTGCGTCTGCCCTTAACTTCACATCTGTTGATGATACACGTGGCGATGCAAACGGTGTATATGCATCTCAAGCTGGTGATGGTCTTGTGAGCATCCATGAAGCAAACCGTGCAGGCATCTCTGCCATCCAGTTCCAGGCCGCTGATGCAAACAACGACGGTAAATTGTCTCCAACTGAGTTCAGAAATCTTGGCTAA
- a CDS encoding Lrp/AsnC family transcriptional regulator, with protein sequence MPYLNGAALDQTDRKILRQLTINARMPATTIGKEIALSRTAVQDRIRRMEERGIIKGYTVKIDQEHNGKIKAIVFICFSQRPCEPILNWLGTLDGVKRVVSLSGELDCLIEVALPDTRKLSEFSDFLLNDVRIASVKSQIILSE encoded by the coding sequence ATGCCGTATTTGAATGGAGCTGCTTTGGATCAAACAGATAGAAAAATTCTGAGGCAATTGACCATCAATGCGCGAATGCCTGCAACCACAATTGGCAAAGAAATTGCTCTGTCGCGCACAGCGGTGCAAGATCGCATTCGACGTATGGAAGAGCGCGGTATAATTAAAGGTTATACGGTTAAAATAGACCAGGAACATAATGGAAAAATCAAAGCCATTGTTTTTATCTGCTTCTCACAACGCCCGTGTGAACCCATTTTGAACTGGCTTGGCACGTTGGATGGGGTCAAACGGGTTGTCTCGTTATCTGGTGAGCTGGATTGTTTGATTGAGGTGGCATTACCCGACACCAGGAAATTGTCTGAGTTTAGTGACTTTCTTCTAAATGATGTTCGAATTGCATCTGTGAAATCTCAAATCATCTTATCTGAGTGA
- a CDS encoding MerR family transcriptional regulator, whose amino-acid sequence MFIKEAATKSGLSIDTIRYYEKEGMLPVIDRNSSGIRIFTPTNIEWLNILYWLRKTGMSMKVMKRYAIIVHEGDHTIPERMSILLEHQKLVEERRKELDACSDLLAHKVHCYKSYKKD is encoded by the coding sequence ATGTTTATCAAAGAAGCTGCGACAAAGAGCGGGTTAAGCATCGACACTATTCGCTATTATGAGAAAGAGGGAATGTTACCGGTAATTGATCGCAATTCGTCTGGCATTCGGATTTTCACACCAACCAACATCGAATGGCTCAACATCCTGTATTGGCTTCGGAAAACAGGTATGTCGATGAAGGTCATGAAGCGTTATGCAATTATTGTTCATGAGGGTGACCACACGATACCTGAGCGCATGAGTATTTTGCTCGAACACCAGAAGCTGGTCGAAGAACGACGCAAAGAACTCGACGCCTGTTCCGACCTTTTGGCGCACAAGGTGCATTGCTACAAATCATATAAGAAGGATTAA
- a CDS encoding GNAT family N-acetyltransferase gives MEIRTAVPTDAPQMSFMLKQLVASGKRTSPADEAFIMRNYIEDPDRILCSVAIDDDGTLLGFQSLMWALDGNRFETPVGWGIIGTHVSPLAGRRGVGSSLFDVTKKAAYDAGLENIEAFIGSTNVEGQAYYEKMGFRTYRIAEGAICKCCRLQEFK, from the coding sequence ATGGAAATCCGTACAGCCGTTCCCACGGACGCACCCCAAATGAGTTTTATGCTTAAACAGCTTGTTGCCTCGGGGAAACGGACATCTCCCGCAGATGAGGCATTTATAATGCGAAATTATATCGAGGATCCTGACCGTATTCTATGCTCAGTCGCAATAGATGATGACGGCACGCTACTAGGCTTTCAATCACTCATGTGGGCGCTTGATGGAAATCGGTTTGAAACGCCTGTGGGATGGGGAATCATTGGTACTCATGTGTCTCCGTTAGCTGGCCGTCGCGGTGTCGGATCATCGCTGTTTGATGTCACAAAAAAAGCCGCATATGACGCGGGTCTAGAGAATATAGAAGCATTCATTGGTTCGACGAATGTAGAAGGTCAAGCTTACTACGAAAAAATGGGTTTTCGCACGTATCGTATCGCTGAGGGTGCGATTTGCAAATGCTGCCGTTTGCAAGAATTTAAATAG
- a CDS encoding SRPBCC domain-containing protein: protein MSELSTSVSRNIAAPRAQVFDAWLNPEMLAKFMTPMPGTTVPVAKSDASEGGRFEIVMAIGDDEIPHSGTYKEISPHERLVFTWESPFSVPDSTVTLDFADADGGTDITLTHIKFPSEEARDNHTGGWTGILEALAANI, encoded by the coding sequence ATGAGTGAACTATCAACAAGTGTTTCGCGCAATATTGCAGCGCCCCGCGCACAAGTTTTTGATGCATGGCTAAACCCTGAAATGCTGGCAAAATTTATGACGCCAATGCCTGGCACAACGGTGCCGGTAGCTAAGAGTGATGCCTCAGAAGGCGGCCGTTTTGAAATTGTGATGGCGATCGGCGATGATGAAATCCCGCACTCGGGAACATATAAAGAAATCTCGCCGCACGAGCGTTTGGTCTTTACATGGGAAAGCCCGTTTTCTGTGCCAGATTCAACCGTGACTTTAGATTTTGCAGATGCTGATGGCGGAACGGATATCACGCTTACACATATAAAATTCCCGTCCGAGGAAGCACGCGATAACCATACCGGTGGCTGGACGGGAATTTTAGAAGCACTGGCTGCAAATATATAA
- the msrB gene encoding peptide-methionine (R)-S-oxide reductase MsrB, which yields MNRRKFLGITTAMGAAALFVGARSSIAKTYKFPPEAKDMTYEVVKADAEWQQVLTDMQYKVLRHEDTERAFTSALNDEKRVGVFHCAGCDLPAYDSATKFDSGTGWPSFYQEIEDAVRTKEDKSFFSTRTEVHCRRCGGHFGHIFEDGPEPTGLRHCLNGAALSFKAAEA from the coding sequence ATGAACCGTCGTAAATTCTTGGGTATCACCACTGCAATGGGCGCTGCTGCATTATTCGTGGGTGCCCGTTCATCAATTGCAAAAACATATAAATTCCCACCGGAAGCAAAAGACATGACCTATGAAGTTGTAAAGGCTGATGCTGAATGGCAACAAGTTTTGACAGACATGCAATATAAAGTATTGCGGCATGAAGATACAGAACGTGCGTTTACAAGTGCGCTTAATGATGAGAAACGCGTTGGCGTGTTCCATTGCGCTGGTTGTGATTTGCCCGCTTATGACTCTGCAACCAAGTTTGACAGTGGCACTGGCTGGCCGAGCTTCTATCAAGAGATCGAAGATGCCGTCCGCACGAAAGAGGATAAGTCCTTTTTTAGTACCCGCACAGAAGTTCATTGCCGTCGTTGCGGTGGTCACTTCGGTCACATATTTGAAGATGGTCCAGAGCCAACAGGTTTGCGTCATTGCTTAAATGGTGCTGCTCTTAGTTTTAAAGCGGCTGAAGCTTAA
- a CDS encoding MarR family transcriptional regulator — protein MTDKTTYPEVIEHIGIKLWRANQDWKERFTTAMVDRGFHWYAEARGSLFQYMGPNGIAQIQLAEKAKISKQAVQQHLDDLEADGVIERVADPNDARKKHIKLTNQGVEAVRVANEIKLAIEEDYATLIGRKALSDLSASLDRIISQKHTTVKR, from the coding sequence ATGACGGATAAAACCACCTACCCTGAAGTAATCGAGCACATTGGAATAAAGCTTTGGCGTGCAAATCAAGATTGGAAAGAACGATTTACGACTGCAATGGTTGATCGTGGCTTTCATTGGTATGCAGAAGCGCGGGGAAGCCTGTTTCAATATATGGGGCCAAACGGCATTGCGCAGATTCAACTGGCTGAGAAGGCGAAAATATCAAAACAGGCTGTGCAGCAGCATTTGGATGATTTGGAAGCGGACGGTGTAATAGAGCGCGTAGCTGACCCGAACGATGCGCGCAAAAAGCATATCAAACTCACAAATCAAGGCGTCGAAGCCGTGCGAGTTGCCAACGAAATAAAGCTCGCGATAGAAGAAGATTATGCCACTCTTATCGGACGTAAAGCACTGTCAGATTTATCTGCATCACTTGATCGCATCATAAGCCAAAAACATACCACGGTTAAGCGTTGA
- a CDS encoding 4-oxalocrotonate tautomerase family protein translates to MPYVNIKVTKEGGPNGTGPTAEQKAELIKGVSDLLERVLNKNPATTFVVIDEVPLDDWGIGGLPVVEYRKQHL, encoded by the coding sequence ATGCCCTATGTGAATATTAAAGTTACCAAAGAGGGCGGTCCAAACGGGACTGGCCCAACAGCCGAACAAAAGGCTGAGTTAATCAAAGGCGTATCTGATTTGCTGGAACGTGTTTTGAATAAAAATCCGGCAACAACCTTTGTTGTTATTGATGAGGTTCCACTGGATGATTGGGGGATTGGCGGCCTGCCCGTTGTGGAATATCGCAAGCAGCATTTATAA